A single window of Nicotiana sylvestris chromosome 3, ASM39365v2, whole genome shotgun sequence DNA harbors:
- the LOC104230194 gene encoding uncharacterized protein, giving the protein MSTLDKSHVDLEAGTAEIVEKKRTSSVSECSVEVDLEAEGQDTTKPHLPKVIKRDCRICQLSFDASNPESEVPIELGCSCKDDLAAAHKQCAEAWFKIKGNKTCEICGSIARNVAGANEAELVEQWNEANDAASVAATAPATVETRNFWQGHRFLNFLLACMVFAFVISWLFHFNVPS; this is encoded by the exons ATGTCAACTTTAGACAAGTCCCATGTTGATTTGGAAGCTGGTACTGCTGAAATTGTGGAAAAGAAGAGGACTTCTTCTGTATCAGAATGTTCAGTGGAAGTGGATCTGGAAGCTGAGGGACAGGATACTACTAAGCCACATTTGCCTAAAGTTATAAAGAGGGATTGTAGGATTTGCCAACTGAGTTTTGATGCTTCGAATCCGGAATCTGAGGTCCCCATTGAATTGGGTTGTTCTTGTAAAGATGATTTGGCTGCTGCTCACAAGCAGTGTGCTGAGGCTTGGTTCAAAATTAAAGGAAACAA AACTTGTGAGATCTGTGGGTCAATTGCACGGAATGTTGCTGGTGCAAATGAAGCAGAGCTTGTGGAGCAGTGGAATGAAGCAAATGACGCAGCATCTGTAGCAGCCACCGCACCAGCGACAGTAGAGACCAGAAACTTCTGGCAGGGTCATCGATTCCTAAACTTCTTGCTTGCTTGCATGGTTTTTGCATTTGTGATTTCCTGGCTCTTTCACTTCAATGTACCATCATAA